Proteins encoded in a region of the Elizabethkingia bruuniana genome:
- a CDS encoding GlmU family protein gives MKQLVFSDAQYWEEFLPLTFTRPIADMRVGILTFKERWEKLLGFDESFFVTEKYLQVKYPEPEKKESLLIVPNFLPTESVLQQIKDLQKGEALVYENELIASYINLENFNIGQIEKCIDITEELIVFKKPWDLFTYNDKAIRFDFDLVTKGRTSQKISETNNIRGKVEDIFIEEGADVEFAYLNTNGGPIYIGKEAEVMEGVMLRGPIAICDHAVMKMGAKVFGATTFGPYSKICGEVSNVVIFGYTSKGHDGYLGNSVLGEWCNLGADTNTSNLKNNYSAVKMWSYREKRFVETGLQFCGTVMGDHSKTAINTQLNTGTVVGVAANIFKTGFPPNLINAFTWGGANDDPKFRLDKAYETAEIMMARRKIKLTEEDKAILKHVYHEF, from the coding sequence ATGAAACAACTTGTTTTCTCTGATGCCCAATATTGGGAAGAGTTTTTACCTCTGACCTTCACCCGCCCCATTGCGGATATGCGTGTAGGTATATTAACATTTAAGGAACGATGGGAAAAACTTTTAGGATTTGATGAAAGCTTTTTCGTCACCGAAAAGTATCTTCAGGTAAAATACCCTGAACCTGAAAAAAAAGAATCTTTATTGATAGTCCCGAATTTTCTTCCAACAGAAAGCGTACTACAACAAATAAAAGATTTACAGAAAGGAGAAGCCCTGGTATATGAGAATGAACTAATCGCCTCATATATCAATCTGGAAAATTTTAATATTGGCCAGATTGAAAAATGTATAGATATTACAGAGGAACTGATTGTTTTCAAAAAACCATGGGATCTTTTTACATACAACGACAAAGCCATCAGATTCGATTTTGATCTGGTAACCAAAGGCCGGACCTCTCAGAAAATTTCTGAAACCAATAATATCCGTGGAAAAGTTGAAGATATCTTTATAGAAGAAGGTGCAGATGTTGAATTTGCCTATCTGAACACTAATGGCGGCCCCATTTATATTGGTAAGGAGGCCGAAGTCATGGAAGGCGTTATGCTAAGAGGTCCAATTGCAATTTGTGATCATGCAGTCATGAAAATGGGTGCTAAGGTTTTCGGAGCAACAACATTTGGCCCTTATTCCAAAATATGTGGAGAAGTAAGTAATGTTGTAATCTTTGGTTATACCAGCAAGGGACACGATGGATATTTAGGAAATTCAGTCCTTGGCGAATGGTGTAATCTTGGTGCTGATACCAATACTTCTAACCTGAAAAATAATTATTCCGCCGTAAAAATGTGGTCTTACCGCGAAAAAAGGTTTGTAGAAACAGGCTTACAATTCTGCGGAACCGTTATGGGAGATCATTCTAAAACAGCAATTAATACTCAGCTAAATACCGGAACTGTTGTTGGTGTTGCAGCTAATATTTTCAAGACAGGCTTTCCACCAAATTTAATCAATGCCTTTACATGGGGCGGAGCAAATGATGATCCTAAATTCCGCCTGGATAAAGCCTATGAAACGGCGGAGATTATGATGGCCAGAAGAAAGATAAAACTGACCGAAGAAGATAAAGCCATACTAAAACATGTATATCATGAATTTTAG
- a CDS encoding RNA polymerase sigma factor, translating into MDQQTFKTTVFIHKDRLYRFAKSFLVSADEAYDVVQEIMIKLWQMKDDLHRYENIEAFALRCLRNECLNRLKHAKVVEDYQIKSVRQDYSVNHSDNTREIIINMINQLPEKQKMVMHLKDIEEYSIPEICEALEMESNAVRINLMRARQKIKTQLEKIFEYENRQIQTI; encoded by the coding sequence ATGGACCAACAGACTTTTAAAACAACGGTTTTTATCCACAAGGATAGATTATACCGTTTTGCTAAAAGTTTTCTGGTCAGCGCAGATGAAGCCTATGATGTGGTACAGGAGATTATGATAAAGCTCTGGCAAATGAAAGACGATCTTCATCGTTATGAGAATATTGAAGCTTTTGCTTTACGATGCCTGCGCAATGAATGTCTGAACAGACTGAAACATGCAAAAGTAGTAGAAGATTATCAGATTAAGAGTGTGAGGCAGGATTATTCAGTTAACCATAGTGACAATACACGGGAAATTATCATTAATATGATTAACCAACTTCCCGAGAAGCAGAAAATGGTGATGCATCTGAAAGACATTGAAGAATACAGTATTCCTGAAATATGTGAAGCCCTGGAAATGGAATCCAATGCAGTAAGAATAAACCTGATGAGGGCCCGACAAAAAATAAAAACACAACTCGAAAAAATTTTCGAATATGAAAACCGACAGATCCAAACAATATAA
- a CDS encoding DUF4252 domain-containing protein: MKKIFLTLFIIAAGIGVNAQISKLEKLFDQYQDTKGVTSIKIAKPMFNLLNKLDIQDAGIDQIRPLIKDVNSIKILIFEKNKKDSIAPTVNMSKIRDEINSSIKNLKYEELMTVNSDGKKIKFLTQDTTTSVVKDLLLSITGDDENLFLLLDGKVNVDDISKLVNSDEKGDKGGKGPKGDKGKK, from the coding sequence ATGAAAAAGATATTTCTAACATTATTTATAATTGCTGCCGGCATTGGTGTAAATGCCCAGATCAGCAAGCTCGAAAAACTTTTCGATCAGTATCAGGACACCAAAGGAGTGACCTCTATTAAAATAGCAAAGCCTATGTTTAACCTGCTTAACAAACTGGACATTCAGGATGCAGGTATAGACCAGATCAGACCATTGATAAAGGATGTTAATTCTATTAAAATTCTGATTTTCGAAAAGAATAAAAAAGATAGTATTGCTCCTACTGTTAATATGTCGAAAATAAGAGACGAAATTAACTCTTCTATTAAAAACCTGAAATATGAGGAGCTAATGACAGTTAACAGTGATGGAAAGAAAATTAAATTCTTAACTCAAGACACAACAACTAGTGTGGTAAAAGACTTATTACTGAGCATCACCGGAGACGATGAGAATCTTTTCCTTCTTCTGGATGGTAAAGTAAATGTAGACGATATTTCTAAACTGGTTAACAGCGACGAAAAAGGTGATAAAGGAGGCAAAGGACCAAAGGGTGATAAAGGTAAAAAATAA